From the Lolium rigidum isolate FL_2022 chromosome 2, APGP_CSIRO_Lrig_0.1, whole genome shotgun sequence genome, one window contains:
- the LOC124685920 gene encoding protein PECTIC ARABINOGALACTAN SYNTHESIS-RELATED-like, which produces MAELRHSTAAAAARASNSPAKRDSDASAASSPFASTSAARGRDDDDDDGKDAHRSSPLLPQHHHHHKQLLPSPLRSLLALEDPRPPTASLSYRILLAVLALLLFAALFSAPSLWSRFNAPYLCQKEGITLHCPQTKEPLSLWENPRAATTSWKPCAERRSDEPSDVPPENETSGYIFIHAEGGLNQQRIAICNAVAIAKIMDATLILPVLKQDQIWKDQTKFEDIFDVDHFINYLKDDVRIIRDIPDWFTEKDELFTSIKRTVKNIPKYASAQFYIDNVLPRIKEKTIMSIKPFVDRLGYDNVPMEINRLRCRVNYHALKFLPDIEEMSDKLATKMRNRTGNGNPYMALHLRYEKGMVGLSFCDFAGTREEKAMMAAYRQKEWPRRYKNGSHLWPLALQKRKEGRCPLEPGEIAVILRAMGYPRETQIYVASGQVYGGKNRMAPLRNMFPNLVTKEELASAAEMEHFRKHVTSLAALDFLVCLKSDVFVQTHGGNFAKLIIGARRYSGRHRLKSIKPDKGLMSRSLGDPYLGWASFAEDVVISHQARAGLPEPTFPGYDLWENPLTPCMCRA; this is translated from the exons ATGGCGGAGCTCCGgcactcgacggcggcggcggccgcccgcGCGTCCAATTCCCCAGCAAAGCGCGACTccgacgcctccgccgcctcctccccattcgcgtccacctccgccgcccgcggccgcgacgacgacgacgacgacggcaaggACGCGCACCGCTCCTCCCCCCTCCTCccgcaacaccaccaccaccacaagcaGCTCCTACCGTCTCCCCTCCGCTCCCTCCTCGCCCTCGAGGACCCCAGGCCCCCTACCGCCTCCCTCTCCTACCGGATCTTGCTCGCCGTCCTCGCGCTCCTCCTGTTCGCGGCCCTCTTCTCCGCGCCCTCCCTCTGGTCCCGCTTC aacgccccctacttgtgccagAAGGAGGGGATCACGCTGCACTGCCCTCAG ACCAAGGAACCCCTCTCGCTGTGGGAGAACCCGCGTGCTGCCACCACGTCATGGAAGCCCTGTGCAGAGCGGCGAAGCGATGAGCCCTCAG ATGTCCCACCAGAGAATGAAACATCTGGGTATATCTTCATTCATGCTGAGGGTGGACTGAACCAGCAACGAATAGCT ATATGTAATGCTGTTGCAATTGCTAAGATAATGGATGCAACACTTATTTTGCCAGTTCTGAAGCAGGACCAAATATGGAAAGACCAGAC CAAGTTTGAAGATATCTTTGATGTGGATCATTTTATAAACTATCTGAAGGATGATGTACGCATTATCCGAGATATCCCTGACTGGTTCACAGAAAAAGATGAGCTCTTCACCAGTATAAA GCGTACTGTGAAGAACATCCCCAAATATGCATCTGCTCAGTTTTACATTGATAATGTACTCCCAAGGATCAAAGAGAAAACAATAATGTCTATTAAGCCATTTGTCGACAGGTTGGG GTATGACAATGTTCCGATGGAGATCAACCGGCTAAGATGCAGAGTTAATTACCACGCTTTAAAGTTCCTGCCTGATATTGAAGAAATGTCTGATAAGCTGGCAACAAAGATGAGGAATCGAACTGGCAATGGGAATCCATACAT GGCACTTCATCTGAGATATGAGAAAGGAATGGTGGGCCTGTCCTTTTGTGACTTTGCTGGAACACGCGAGGAGAAAGCAATGATGGCAGCTTATAGACAGAAGGAATGGCCACGCCGCTATAAG AATGGATCTCACTTGTGGCCATTAGCACTGCAAAAGAGAAAAGAAGGACGTTGCCCCCTTGAGCCTGGTGAGATTGCTGTGATCCTGCGAGCAATGGGATACCCAAGGGAAACACAGATATACGTTGCATCAGGGCAAGTTTATGGTGGCAAAAACAGGATGGCTCCCCTCAGGAACATGTTCCCCAACTTG GTGACCAAGGAGGAGCTGGCGAGCGCAGCGGAGATGGAGCACTTCCGGAAGCACGTGACAAGCCTGGCAGCGCTCGACTTCTTAGTATGCCTCAAGTCGGACGTGTTCGTGCAGACGCACGGCGGCAACTTCGCCAAGCTCATCATCGGAGCGCGGCGGTACAGCGGGCGCCACCGGCTCAAGTCCATCAAGCCAGACAAGGGGCTCATGTCCAGGTCCCTAGGCGACCCGTACCTGGGCTGGGCCTCCTTCGCCGAGGATGTCGTGATCTCGCACCAGGCCCGTGCCGGCCTCCCCGAGCCCACCTTCCCCGGCTACGACCTCTGGGAGAACCCACTCACCCCCTGCATGTGCAGAGCCTGA